A window from Malassezia japonica chromosome 1, complete sequence encodes these proteins:
- a CDS encoding uncharacterized protein (TransMembrane:4 (o16-39i94-112o118-135i142-160o); COG:S; EggNog:ENOG503PG9Y), with product MASCVQKLLFGNAPNYSFFSIPVVFLLAALPHWYSIYLVNRSKGRFVWQNENPRAFVTQIAARPALGDKKSEHTELEKTVLRCQSCQANGFENLPIYIGTLLCGYVAGLPASFMNRMALVYVVTRILFDIAYVRCSTRRTSLLRTIAFFGNIFVYLHVIHRSAMAIAAK from the exons ATGGCTTCTTGTGTGCAAAAACTCTTGTTTGGAAACGCACCGAACTACTCGTTCTTTTCGATTCCTGTTGTGTTCCttctcgcggcgctcc CCCACTGGTACTCCATCTACCTTGTGAACCGCTCCAAAGGCCGTTTTGTCTGGCAGAATGAGAACCCGCGTGCGTTTGTGACGCAGATTGCTGCGCGCCCGGCTCTTGGTGACAAGAAATCGGAGCACACGGAGCTCGAGAAGACCGTACTGCGCTGCCAGTCGTGCCAGGCCAATGGTTTCGAGAACCTCCCGATCTATATCGGTACTTTG CTCTGCGGCTATGTCGCTGGCCTCCCCGCGTCGTTCATGAACCGCATGGCGCTGGTGTACGTCGTGACCCGTATCCTGTTCGACATTGCGtacgtgcgctgctcgacgcgtcgcacctcgctcctgcgcaccATCGCCTTCTTTGGCAACATTTTCGTGTACCTGCATGTGATCCACCGCTCGGCCATGGCCATTGCGGCGAAGTAG
- a CDS encoding propionate--CoA ligase (COG:I; EggNog:ENOG503NYF6), whose amino-acid sequence MKAVQLEQPPNGAKKGERHVVAVRDVPMPRLHGNMVLVKILAAGMNRRDEWSALGLYPGLTFENATLGCDGCGVVVDPTTLEPKAYAPLYLITPSRGWLRDPAGPEAALPNAPNSIRKNEYGGEGFAILGATRGVCGAGTFTEYMGVDPSQLIPIPKHLTAVQSAALPCAAVTAYRAAFTKANIQSGQNVLITGIGGGVALMALQLVVAAGANVYVTGGSPEKIERAKTLGAKGGALYRDADWPKQVRGLLSAERPYLDAVVDSAGGEISAQAIQAGLRDGGKVAVFGMTAVPKTTFSMREVLKNVDLQGTTLGSAHEFAECMRFIERHQIQPCIDTVLDGLDKVNDGLALLANAEKRSGGKVVLKVSSVSSQATL is encoded by the exons ATGAAGGCCGTGCAACTCGAACAGCCGCCCAATGGTGCCAAGAaaggcgagcgccacgtcgtcgccgtgcgTGATGTGCCCATGCCCAGGCTCCATGGAAACATGGTCTTGGTCAAAATCCTTGCAGCAGGGATGAACCGGCGTGACGAATGGTCCGCACTGGGTCTCTACCCCGGACTGACCTTTGAGAATGCGACGCTGGGTTGCGATGGCTGCGGCGTAGTGGTCGACCCTACGACGCTGGAGCCGAAAGCTTATGCGCCTCTGTACCTGATCACACCCTCACGTGGCTGGCTTCGCGATCCGGCGGgccccgaggcggcgctgccgaacGCCCCCAACAGTATCCGTAAGAACGAGTACGGTGGTGAGGGCTTTGCCATCCTCGGTGCGACACGCGGCGTGTGCGGTGCTGGTACGTTTACCGAGTACATGGGCGTGGACCCCTCTCAGCTCATCCCCATTCCCAAGCATCTGACGGCGGTACAAAGTGCGGCGTTGCCCTGCGCAGCCGTTACCGCGTACCGCGCTGCGTTTACCAAAGCCAACATCCAGTCTGGGCAAAATGTCTTGATTACCGGTATCGGTGGTGGTGTGGCGCTcatggcgctgcagctcgttgtggcggccggcgcgaaCGTGTACGTCACCGGCGGTTCCCCCGAAAAGATTGAGCGTGCCAAAACGCTTGGCGCGAAAGGCGGTGCGCTGtaccgcgacgccgactgGCCCAAACAAGTCCGAGGCCTGCTCTCTGCCGAGCGCCCTTACTTGGATGCGGTAGTCGATTCAGCAGGTGGCGAAATCAGCGCACAGGCGATCCAGGCCGGTCTGCGGGACGGCGGCAAGGTCGCCGTGTTTGGCATGACGGCAGTGCCCAAAACGACGTTTTCGATGCGCGAAGTGCTCAAGAACGTGGATCTACAAG GCACGACCCTCGGCTCTGCGCACGAGTTTGCCGAGTGCATGCGTTTCATTGAGCGCCATCAGATCCAGCCGTGCATCGACACGGTGCTGGATGGGCTGGACAAGGTCAATGAcggcctggcgctccttgccAATGCAGAGAAGCGCTCCGGCGGCAAAGTCGTGCTGAAAGTAAGCAGTGTGTCGAGCCAGGCTACGCTGTGA
- the TMA16 gene encoding translation machinery-associated protein 16 (EggNog:ENOG503P4GE; COG:S) translates to MQKNSVHPNSRHAFQRSRIALRQRRLNEAQGVRNRVRSAKVDRIMTFVLLLSDEKTHLPDLYALHDFINTFYLGRHDDELAALQAEQRPGRPKSKQLLELEERIEKEKREYREGMEVPDLCNDINVSILREWQGDPQAMHLFRIGMYSF, encoded by the exons ATGCAAAAGAACTCTGTGCATCCCAACTCTCGGCACGCATTCCAACGCTCTCGTATTGCtctgcgccagcgccgtcTCAACGAGGCGCAAGGCGTGCGCAACCGTGTGCGTTCGGCCAAGG TCGACCGCATCATGACCTTTGTCCTGCTCTTGTCGGATGAAAAAACTCACCTCCCTGATCTATATGCATTGCACGACTTTATCAATACCTTTTACCTCGGCCgccacgacgacgagctggcaGCATTGCAGGCCGAACAGCGCCCGGGACGTCCCAAGTCCAAGCAACTCTTGGAGCTCGAAGAGAGGATTGAAAAAGAGAAGCGCGAGTACCGTGAAGGCATGGAAGTTCCGGACCTCTGCAACGATATCAATGTGTCTATTCTGCGCGAGTGGCAGGGCGATCCCCAGGCGATGCACTTGTTCCG GATCGGTATGTACTCTTTCTAA